From the genome of Schistocerca piceifrons isolate TAMUIC-IGC-003096 chromosome 6, iqSchPice1.1, whole genome shotgun sequence:
TAAAAAGTCACATCCTGTCGGTCTAGATGGTGTAACTGAAGTAATCACCGGccctgagagccatcagtgtgttGCTAATAATCTTATCTCATTcactaattaaatataaaagagaaCAGAACGTAGACTTATTTGTATGTGAGTTGCAAGCGCCTTTCCACCGTAGTCGTTCAAAAATCTTCTGCCTCTCCTCGCAGCTGATCCTGTCCGCGCTGGTGGCCGCCGCTTCCGCCGGCTACCTGGGAGGCTACGCCGCccccgcctacgccgcccccgtgGCTGCGTACGCCGCCCCCGTCGCAGCCGTGGCGCACGCCCCCGTGGCTGTGGCCCACGCCGCCCCCGCTGTGGCCGTCGCGCACGCCCCAGTCGCCTCCTCCGTGGCCAACACGTACAGGATCTCGCAGACTGCACGCctcgcctacgccgcccccgccgtggCCCACGCCCCTgtcgcctacgccgcccccgccgtggCTCACGCCCCCGTCGCCTACGCCACCCCCGCCTACGGCTATGCTCGCTACGCCGCCGCTGCCCCCGCTCTGGGCTACGGATACGGAGCCTACGGCTACGCCGCCCCCGCTCTCGGCTATGGTCACGCCCTCGTCCATTAAGGCTCACACCAACTGTAGTGTACTTCAAGTTTAacataaaaccaaataaaaaataaaaaactttattaTACAAAATATCtgcagaatttttttaatttcccttCCATGATACATCATCATATGACCAGACTCTTTGGTGGGATGGAAAGAACGTCTGTATTGAAAACATAAGAAGATATTAACTGGACACTACACTAtgatggtgcagagacctggacattgaggaaggaagatgtaAGAAgtttggaggcactagagatgtggatatggagaagaatggaaaagaccgagtaaggaatgaagaagtattaaaaaGAGTTGGAGAAgacagaaacatgctgaaagtcaccagagagagaaacagaactggattggacattgtttgggGGGCCTGTTTATTAGAGGAAGGAATAgatggaatggtggagggaaaaaggggaagaggaaaatgaAGGTATCAAATGCTGGataatatcaaaggagacaaatattcagaaatgaaaagactagcTATAGACAAACAAAAGTGGATGAGGCTTaaaccatgacaagacctgccgtaaggcagaataccatactaatACTACTATACTACGATCGACTCATCAGGTCATTTTTCTAACAAGGCTAACAATTGAGTATTGGTTATGTGATTTTATAGTACTACGATGACGATTCGTAAGAGTCACAACCAACATTCAGACTGATAATCCACTAACCACATCACTTGCTAAAATGCCAAAAAGATTGACACTGTGAACCGGAACACGACACGAAACTTCAGCTGCGCCTTTCTTAAGGATCTCTCTTGCCGCAGAGCTATCATGACTTATGACCTCCATCATTACTTCTACATGTCTTATCTGCTACCCCTAAAAACTTCTCCCATGCATAAACAGTTGGACTAACTCTTTAAAAGATAAGAGAGACATGCTGATATGTGGAAACGTTGCTTCAGATGGAGAGGATGGGTTGTGAGATTAATTTCCATATTGGGCTAGCCTAGAGATGGCGATCGCTGAAACAACCGTTTGGGTTACATCGTTTTCCTTCCACACCAATTCAATCTGATTGTTAAAGCcgttcaaaataaccggtttctcaaGTAACCGATTATCagtttttattcatattatttcctgCAGTAAATGTAGATTTTTGACTATCTCAGTCTGTATATACACggaattaaaatatttaattaaatatgcaaatttaaaaaaacttagtaaagaacagcattcacagttgtGGCAAGAGATGACGTCTTGATGTAGTTGAAAGGCAGCAGTAGCAGTGAGATCTCAAAGTGTCCAAGTGGAAGATTTGTGCTGGGCGCCTAGAATACTCTAGAGCAATGACTTAGATAGAAACGTCGGACAACATACTCTACAAGGAAAAAAGGAAACACTTCTATGGCTACTGGTAATGTTGAGAATGTGTGTTCCTGACTAACAGACATCTTTCAGGACCAAGGTAAATGACTTAAAACTCTTTGAAGGGTATTCGTATAATCATATTGGAGATCTGAGCGCAGTTAATTTATTGTTACTCTTATTCATGGTATCTATTCCATGAACTAAGCTGTAGGTCTGAAAAGGAGATGCATTATTTACGATATATTGCTTTACGGAATAAGTATTTCGGGAAGCAGCATTTAGAATTCACAGTGCACTGAAGAACGCTCTGCAGGACGTTCTTCAGCTCACACCAGAAATGCCCCGTATCACATGCTGTTTGATTCAAAAAGTATGTTCCggttgatgagttaccccagagaaTGAGAACGTATGACTCTGCGAAATGAAAGTAAGAGAAGCATATCAGCATTTTATTTTATAGCTGCTGTGTCTGACAAGATCTGCAAAATAGAGATTTGTTGtggtgcttcagcagttctgtgctaTGCCCCTCCCTATTGAATCTATTATCAGGTTgtaatgccaagaatttaacatgGTCAGTTTCTTCTGATTGTCGTTGTATTTTAGGCTTACTAGCTATGAACTGCATGTAGTGCGTTTTTTACAAAGTTTTGTCTCAGATAATTGGCTAATCGCCCATTAATGTCCACATCTCATTACCCCATCTTTCTACAACTATACTCCATTTGCTTTCTATTGCAATGTTAATAGCATCTGTAAACTAAAGAAATTCGGTATCTGGTAATGTTACTTATGAAAGGTCACTGATGTACACAAGAACAAGTAAGGGCTTTTGTGGGCACTATATGTAACTGGTTTCCAGCTAAACGATGATACAGCTTAATATAGGACTCCTTCCCATTGACACCCTTTCCGTTAGTTTCATAACGTTTTATAGAAGACTTAGTGTATGCGCATTTTAAATTCGTGATTATCCTTGATTGCTGTTAGCGATATGGCGTCAGGCACTGAGAACGTCGAAACTACAACCTACGTTAGGCATTATGCGTACTACACGTCTGCCAGGCA
Proteins encoded in this window:
- the LOC124803261 gene encoding cuticle protein 12.5-like, translated to MYKLLILSALVAAASAGYLGGYAAPAYAAPVAAYAAPVAAVAHAPVAVAHAAPAVAVAHAPVASSVANTYRISQTARLAYAAPAVAHAPVAYAAPAVAHAPVAYATPAYGYARYAAAAPALGYGYGAYGYAAPALGYGHALVH